One Ornithinicoccus hortensis genomic window, CTCGGATGCCGAGTGGGAGCAGTTCTTCACGACGAAGATCGCAAGTGCCAACGACGGCATCATCGAGAAGACGGCGCGTGTCCAGGAGGATCACGTCCAGATCCTCAGGCGCGACGATGGGACGACGAAGAACATCGCGCTGATCGACAAGACGAACATCCACAACAATCGACTGCAGGTCATCAACCAGTACGAGATCGCGCGTGGCGAGGGTGATGCCGTCGAGGGTGGGGCGAGGTACGCCAACCGTTACGACGTGACCGTGCTCGTCAACGGGCTGCCGATGGTGCACATCGAACTGAAGCGCCGAGGCGTCGACATCCGGGAGGCCTTCAACCAGATCAGCCGGTACCAGCGCGACAGCTTCTGGGCGGGCTCGGGCCTGTTCGAGTACGTACAACTGTTCGTGATCAGCAACGGCACGCTCACAAAGTACTACTCCAACAGCACTCGCAACAAGCACCTGGCCGAGCAGAAGAAGACTGGCAGTACCAGCAAGGGCAGGAAGACGAGCAACTCGTTCGAGTTCACCAGCTGGTGGGCCGACGCGAACAACAAGCCGATCGCCGAGCTGACGGCATTTGTGAAGACGTTCTTCGCGAAGCACGCGCTGTTGAACATCCTGACGAAGTACTGCGTGCTCACCGCGGAGCGCGACCTGCTGGTGATGCGGCCGTACCAGATCGTTGCGACTGAGCGGATCCTGCAGAAGATCCAGATCTCGACGAACTACAAGACGCTCGGCACACTCGATGCCGGCGGATACGTCTGGCACACCACAGGGTCGGGTAAGACGCTCACCTCGTTCAAGGCAGCGCAGCTCGCATCGAAGATGCCGAGTGTGGACAAGGTGCTGTTCGTCGTGGACCGCAAAGACCTCGACTATCAGACGATGCGTGAGTACGACCGGTTCGAGAAGGGCGCGGCGAACTCGAACACATCCACGGCGGTGCTGAAGGGGCAACTGGAGGATCCAGGTGCGCGGATCATCATCACGACGATCCAGAAGTTGTCGACGTTCATCAAGGCGAACAAGGGCCACGAAGTCTTCTCGGGCCACGCGGTGATCATCTTCGATGAGTGTCACCGGTCGCAGTTCGGTGACATGCACACCGACATCACGCGGGCGTTCAAGAAGTACAACCTTTTCGGGTTCACCGGTACGCCGATCTTTGCTTCGAACGCCGGCAGCGGTGGCAACCCTCAGTTGCGCACGACCGAGCAGGCGTTCGGCGACAAGTTGCACACGTACACGATCGTCGACGCCATCACCGACAAGAACGTGCTGCCGTTCCGGATCGACTACATCAACACCATCAAGGTCGGAAACCCCGACGACTCACAGGTGTCAGCGATCGACCGGGAGAGAGCTCTCCTGGACGTGCGCCGGATCCGCGATGTCGTGGCGTACACGCTGGAGCACTTCGATCAGAAGACGAAGCGGTCGTCGAGTTACGAGCACGGCGTGGTGACGAACGTCGCCGACTCGGTGCGGGGCCGGCGTCAGGCGGAGGCACTCAAGGAGCGGAAGCGAGTGCGTGGGTTCAACGCGCTGTTCGCGACCGCGTCGATCGATGCCGCACGCCGTTACTACAACCAGTTTCAGCTGCAGATGGAGCAGCTGCCGCCAGACAAGCGCCTGAAGGTCGGGCTGATCTTCAGCTACGGTGCGAACGAGGCTGAAGCCGACGGCATCCTCGATGATGAAGCGTTCGACACCGATGCGCTCGACCTTGACACGCGGTCGTTCCTGGAAGACGCGATCCAGGACTACAACGACATGTTCGGGACCAGCTACGACACGAGCGCGGATCGGTTCCAGAACTACTACAAGGACCTGTCGCAGCGGATGAAGAACCGCGAAATCGACCTGGTCATCGTGGTGAACATGTTCCTCACCGGTTTCGACGCGACGACGCTGAACACGCTGTTCGTCGACAAGAACCTGCGCGCGCACGGCCTGATCCAGGCGTACTCGCGCACGAACCGCATCCTCAACTCGGTGAAGACCTACGGCAACATCGTCGCCTTCCGCGATCTCGAGGAGGAGACGAACGCTGCGCTGGAGCTGTTCGGCAACAAGGATGCCCGCGGCGTCGTCCTGTTGAAACCGTACGGCGACTACTACGGCGAGTACGTCGACAAGGTCACCGAACTGCTCACGCACTTCCCGATCGGGCAGCAGATCGTGGGGGAGCAGGCGCAGAAGGACTTCATCCAGCTGTTCGGCGCGATCCTGCGGCTGCAGAACATCCTCACGTCCTTCGACGACTTCGACGGCAACGATCCGCTCACCGAGCGACAGCGGCAGGACTACACCAGCGTCTACCTGCGGCTACGCGATGAGTTCACGCGCGATCGTGACGGCGATAGAGAAGTCATCAACGACGACGTCGTGTTCGAGATCGAGCTCGTCAAGCAGGTCGAGATCAACGTCGACTACATCCTCATGCTCGTCGAGAAGCTCCGCGCCGAGAAGGGCGACGGCGACGATAAGGAAGTCCGTGCCGAGATCACGCGCGCGGTCGACGCGAGCCCGACCCTGCGCAGCAAGCGCGACCTCGTCGAGGACTTCGTCGAGTCGGTGTCGCTGCAGGGCGCGGTCGATGAGCAGTGGCAGTCGTATATCTCCGCGAAGCGCGAGGCCGAGCTTCAGGAGCTCATCGAAACGCACAAGCTCAAGCTGGAGCAGACGCGGTCGTTCGTGGATGCCGCGTTCCGGGACGGACAGCTGCGCACAGCGGGCACCGAGATCACCCGCATCCTGCCACCCGTGTCGCGGTTCAACCGCGAGTCCAACCATGGCGACAAGAAGAAGCGGGTCATCGAAGCGCTCTCCAGGTTCTTCGAGCGGTTCCGGGGACTTGCCACTGGGGGTGGGGAGCCTGGGGACTGAGGTCAGCACGAAGGGCGCTGGCGGCACAGCCGCTCACGCGCCACAATCTGCGCATTCAGCCAGGCACGCAAGGGTGCGGCATGTTCGAGCATCTCGGCCTGGCCGTTCAACCGCGCACCGCTTCGGCCACGGCCGTCTTGATCCGCGCGGCCAGGTCGTCGACGAGTTGCTGGCACAGCGCGATCCCGGCCGCACCGTCCTGCTCTTGCCGGCACTCGGACAAGCGTGCCTCGTCGATCGGGATCCGCTTGGCGAATCCACGAGTGGTGCTGACCTCGATGTACGCGCCGGTCTCACCGGGCCCGTCGGCTCCCAGCCGCATCTTCACAGGAGTGTCCCACGGGACGTCGGCCGTCTGCATCGCCGCGTTGCCGAAGTTGGACGCGCTCGTGTTGAACGGGCTGCTGATCATCAATGCCCCTCCTTCCTCGAATGCTCGGCGATCTCGCAGTGTGGCACCGTTCGGCGAAACCACCACCTCGCTCGGTGTGTCCGACGTTCCAATCTACATTGCAGGACGGCCCGCATCCCCGTCAGCACGCCACCTGGACAAGTGCCGGAGCCGTCTCGATCTCATCGCAGTTCGGCGCTTCGGCATCCTCACTCACTGCGATACAAAAGCCAGAGTCGTCGCTATCGGTATGATCTATCCAATTGCTCATGCGATAAGCGCTTATGCCGTTGTGCCTGGTCAGGCGCGGTTTCCTTGCAGCCGATCGTAGCCGGACACCACATCAACGTCGGCGCCGTGTTCCGCTCGACGGCCGCGCTGGGGGTCGACGCCGTGCTGGTGACGCCCCGGTGCGCCGACCCGCTCTACCGGCGCTCGGTGCGCGTGTCGATGGGCACCGTCTTCCAGGTGCCGTGGACCCGGATCGACCCGTGGCCGGACGGTATCGACCTGCTGCGCCGGGCCGGCTTCACGGTCGCCGCGTTCGCCCTCGAGGAGGACTCCGTCTCGCTGGACGACCTGGCCGCCCGACCCCCGGAGCGGCTCGCCCTCGTGCTCGGCACGGAGGGAGACGGGCTGGGCCCCCGGACCATCGCCGGGGCGGATCTGACGGTCCGGATCCCGATGGCCGGCGCCGTGGACTCGCTGAACGTTGCCGCGGCCTCGGCCGTCGCGTTCTGGGCGCTGCGACGGTCTGGTGCCGACACCCGGGGCTCAACCGCAGTGGGCGAAGGATGACTGGTAGCGGGCGCTGTCGTCGTACTCGTTGCCGTAGACGTAGCCGGAGTACATCACGCACTTGCCGTTGACGTAGTTGCGGTAGACACCGCCGGCGTAGTAGTCGTACTCGCCCTTGGCGCCGTAGTCCCAGGAGTCCCGCCACGAGTTCGGGGCGTCCTCGATGGTCACGACCGCACCGATCTGGGCGTCGTAGGGCAGGTAGCTGTACGTCATCACACAGTTCTCCCCGCCGGGGGGCCCGACGGGGAGTACCACAGCTCCACGCGCCCGACCAGTTGTCCGGTGCCGCTCGTGAGGTCGGCCCCGTCGATCTTGGTGCCGACACAGTGGTTGCGCACGTATCCCCCCTGGTTCGCCTGGGCCGCGAACTGGGACGCACCGGGTCCGTCGACCCGGTGCACGGCCTGTTCTGCGGCGTGGTCGTCCTGGCTGCTGGGCGTATCGGCCCCGGCCGGCACCGGGCCGGCGACCAGCATGGCCGCCCCGCGGCCAGTGCGGCGAGCTTGGCGGTGGTCGTCGTCTTCATCGTGTCCCCTCTCTGATGCGCCGGCTCGTTGCGTCCCCGGCGCTCCTTCCCGGCCACCCCGGCCGGGCCGTCACAGGGAACGACGGGCCAAGGGGGCGGGATCCTTGCACGGCCCGGCAGATCGGGGTGCCGTCACCCGGCCAGCAGCCGGGCGGCGAGTGCCACCATCACCACGGCCACCAGGCCGTCGACGACCCGCCAGGTGGTCGGGGAGGCGAGCGGGCGGGCCAGGGCCCTGGCTCCGAGCCCCAGCGCGGGGAACCACAGCAGGCTCGCCGCCATCGCCCCGCCGGCGAAGACCCACCGGGCATCGCCCTGGGCCGAGGCCAGGGTGCCCAGCATGAGCACGGTGTCCAGGTAGACGTGCGGGTTCAGGAAGGTGAGGGCCAGGGCCGTGCCGAGGACCGAGCCGCGCGAGGTCGGGCGGTCGGGGGTCAGCCCGACCGGGTGGAGGGCGGACCGGGCCGACCGGGCCGCGAACCACAGCAGGTAGGCCGCGCCCGCCCAGGTGATCGCGGTGAGCAGGCGCGGGTGGGAGGCGACGAGGGCACCGACCCCGGCGGTCCCGAGGCCGATCAGCAGGAAGTCGGCGACCGCGCAGACCGCGATCACCACGCCCAGGTGCTCGCGGCGCAGCCCCTGGCGCAGCACGAAGGCGTTCTGCGCGCCGATGGCGACGATGAGGGACAGACCGGTCGCGAAGCCGGTGGCGAGGACGGGAAGCACGCTACCGACGGTAGGTCGGTCGCGGCGTGAAGGGAAGCGAATGATTCTGGGGTATCCGTAGAATCCCTTCATGCGCCACGATCAGCTCCGCGCCCTGCTCGCCGTCGTCGAGGAGGGCACGTTCGAGGCGGCCGCGCGGCGGCTGCACGTCACGCCCTCCGCGGTGAGCCAGCGGATCCGGGCCCTCGAGTCGGCCACCGGTCGCGTCGTCGTGCAGCGGGGCACTCCCTGCCGGGCCACCGAGGCGGGCACCGTGCTGCTGCGGGCTGCCCGGCAGGTGCAGCTCGTGGAGCAGGAGGTGGCGGCGGCACTGGAGGGGCCGGAGCACGGCCGTGCCGTGTTGGCGGTGGCGGTCAACGCCGACTCGCTGGCCACGTGGTTCCGACCCGTGCTCGGGGAGGCGGGCGGATGGGACGATGCGGTGCTCCGGCTGCGGGTGGAGGACCAGCAGCTGACCGACGCACTGCTCGCCAAGGGGGAGGTGATGGCCGCGGTCACCGAGGACCCGGTGGCCGTCTCCGGGTGCAGCGTGCGCCAGCTAGGGGCGATGCGCTACCTGCCCCTGGCGGTGCCCGACCTGGTCGAGCGGTTCAGCCGGGACGGCCGGGTGGACCTGGCGGCCATGCCGGTCGTGGACTTCAACGCCAAGGACGCCCTGCAGCAGGAGCTGCTCACGGCGCGGGGCGGGCTCCGTCCGCCCGTGCACGAGGTGCCCTCCTCGGAGGCATTCCTGGCAGCGGTGCTCGCCGGCCTCGGGTGGGGGATGGTGCCCGAGCACCAGCTCGGCGACGCCCTGGCCGACGGGCGGCTGGTGCGCGTGGCGCGGGGGTACCGGGACGTCCCGCTCTACTGGCAGCGCTGGCGGCTGGCCTCGGCACAGTTGGACCGGCTGAGCGAGGCCGTGACAGGGGCAGCCACCGGGTTGCGCCGGGTCAGCGCCCGAGCCCCTCGATGACCTCGACGGTGGGCAGCGTGGCGACCAGGGCGCCGGGCATCCGCAGCTTGGACCTGCGCAGCCCGGAACCGATGACCACCTGAGGCTGCTCCAGGACCTGGGCGTCGACCAGGACCGGCCACTCGGCGGGGAGGCCGACCGGGGTGATGCCGCCGTACTCCATGCCGGACTCCTCGACGGCGCGCTCCATCGGCATGAAGCTGGCCTTGCGCACGTCCAGGCTCTTGCGCACGGTGGTGTTCACGTCCGCGCGGGTGTGGGCGAGCACCAGGGCGGCCGCCACCTTCTCCTTCTCGCCCCGGCGCCCGAGCACGACGATGCAGTTGGCCGACTCCTCCAGGGTGATGT contains:
- a CDS encoding YbaK/EbsC family protein, coding for MTAPLSLTWHPITERPDLLAEPVRAALLTSPLREDIEVTEIDPDLADTAALVEATDITLEESANCIVVLGRRGEKEKVAAALVLAHTRADVNTTVRKSLDVRKASFMPMERAVEESGMEYGGITPVGLPAEWPVLVDAQVLEQPQVVIGSGLRRSKLRMPGALVATLPTVEVIEGLGR
- a CDS encoding type I restriction endonuclease subunit R, with the protein product MSDSPARTFDPIAISSESTVVAEYVHDPSQADAYQSESALEKEMIRLLQGQAYDYLPITSETDLVANLRVQLEKVNKMTFSDAEWEQFFTTKIASANDGIIEKTARVQEDHVQILRRDDGTTKNIALIDKTNIHNNRLQVINQYEIARGEGDAVEGGARYANRYDVTVLVNGLPMVHIELKRRGVDIREAFNQISRYQRDSFWAGSGLFEYVQLFVISNGTLTKYYSNSTRNKHLAEQKKTGSTSKGRKTSNSFEFTSWWADANNKPIAELTAFVKTFFAKHALLNILTKYCVLTAERDLLVMRPYQIVATERILQKIQISTNYKTLGTLDAGGYVWHTTGSGKTLTSFKAAQLASKMPSVDKVLFVVDRKDLDYQTMREYDRFEKGAANSNTSTAVLKGQLEDPGARIIITTIQKLSTFIKANKGHEVFSGHAVIIFDECHRSQFGDMHTDITRAFKKYNLFGFTGTPIFASNAGSGGNPQLRTTEQAFGDKLHTYTIVDAITDKNVLPFRIDYINTIKVGNPDDSQVSAIDRERALLDVRRIRDVVAYTLEHFDQKTKRSSSYEHGVVTNVADSVRGRRQAEALKERKRVRGFNALFATASIDAARRYYNQFQLQMEQLPPDKRLKVGLIFSYGANEAEADGILDDEAFDTDALDLDTRSFLEDAIQDYNDMFGTSYDTSADRFQNYYKDLSQRMKNREIDLVIVVNMFLTGFDATTLNTLFVDKNLRAHGLIQAYSRTNRILNSVKTYGNIVAFRDLEEETNAALELFGNKDARGVVLLKPYGDYYGEYVDKVTELLTHFPIGQQIVGEQAQKDFIQLFGAILRLQNILTSFDDFDGNDPLTERQRQDYTSVYLRLRDEFTRDRDGDREVINDDVVFEIELVKQVEINVDYILMLVEKLRAEKGDGDDKEVRAEITRAVDASPTLRSKRDLVEDFVESVSLQGAVDEQWQSYISAKREAELQELIETHKLKLEQTRSFVDAAFRDGQLRTAGTEITRILPPVSRFNRESNHGDKKKRVIEALSRFFERFRGLATGGGEPGD
- a CDS encoding LysR family transcriptional regulator ArgP; the encoded protein is MRHDQLRALLAVVEEGTFEAAARRLHVTPSAVSQRIRALESATGRVVVQRGTPCRATEAGTVLLRAARQVQLVEQEVAAALEGPEHGRAVLAVAVNADSLATWFRPVLGEAGGWDDAVLRLRVEDQQLTDALLAKGEVMAAVTEDPVAVSGCSVRQLGAMRYLPLAVPDLVERFSRDGRVDLAAMPVVDFNAKDALQQELLTARGGLRPPVHEVPSSEAFLAAVLAGLGWGMVPEHQLGDALADGRLVRVARGYRDVPLYWQRWRLASAQLDRLSEAVTGAATGLRRVSARAPR
- a CDS encoding LysE/ArgO family amino acid transporter → MLPVLATGFATGLSLIVAIGAQNAFVLRQGLRREHLGVVIAVCAVADFLLIGLGTAGVGALVASHPRLLTAITWAGAAYLLWFAARSARSALHPVGLTPDRPTSRGSVLGTALALTFLNPHVYLDTVLMLGTLASAQGDARWVFAGGAMAASLLWFPALGLGARALARPLASPTTWRVVDGLVAVVMVALAARLLAG